One window from the genome of Paracoccus marcusii encodes:
- a CDS encoding ABC transporter permease yields MRGLIAVLIALSVWQGVVWASGVPPFILPGPARVAQALMDHAAMLAVNARFTLANLTAGLALGVALGVGTAVNLALSPAARWLLRPMLIAAQAVPVFALAPILTLWLGYGAPSKVVMVALVVYFPVASVLFDALMRPPAALDDLARSMGARPLRRLTLIQLPAALPALGSGLRLAAVQAPLAVIVGEWVGSSRGLGHVMLMANGRGQTDLMFAALAMLTAMGLALFAAAGAVQRLTEKGRPEGRPQAITTR; encoded by the coding sequence ATGCGCGGCCTGATCGCCGTCCTGATCGCGCTGTCGGTCTGGCAGGGCGTGGTCTGGGCCAGCGGCGTGCCGCCCTTCATCCTGCCCGGACCGGCGCGGGTGGCGCAGGCACTGATGGATCACGCCGCGATGCTGGCGGTGAATGCGCGTTTTACGCTGGCCAATCTGACGGCGGGGCTGGCCCTGGGGGTGGCGCTTGGGGTCGGGACGGCGGTCAATCTGGCGCTGTCGCCCGCGGCGCGGTGGCTGCTGCGACCGATGCTGATCGCGGCGCAGGCGGTGCCGGTCTTTGCGCTGGCCCCGATCCTGACGCTGTGGCTGGGCTACGGCGCGCCCAGCAAGGTCGTGATGGTGGCGCTGGTGGTGTATTTCCCGGTGGCGTCGGTGCTGTTCGACGCGCTGATGCGCCCGCCCGCGGCGCTGGACGATCTGGCGCGGTCAATGGGCGCGCGGCCTTTGCGGCGGTTGACGCTGATCCAGCTGCCCGCCGCCCTGCCCGCGCTTGGGTCGGGGCTGCGGCTGGCGGCGGTGCAGGCGCCGCTGGCGGTGATCGTGGGCGAATGGGTCGGCTCCAGCCGGGGCCTGGGCCATGTGATGCTGATGGCGAACGGGCGGGGTCAGACCGACCTGATGTTCGCAGCCCTGGCCATGCTGACCGCGATGGGACTGGCGCTGTTCGCCGCGGCGGGCGCGGTCCAGCGTCTGACGGAAAAGGGCCGCCCCGAAGGACGGCCCCAGGCGATCACCACGAGGTGA
- a CDS encoding MetQ/NlpA family ABC transporter substrate-binding protein, with product MLRLTTFVSAIALSTAAMASAAMAEDIKVGVSPGEHGEIMEKVAEVAEPLGLTIEVIEFSDYVVPNQALADGDLDANSFQHRPYLENQMKDRGFELVEVGTTITTPMGIYSDKVEDIADLPEGAQVAIPNDPTNGGRALLILQDLGLITLAEGTGLVPSPLDVSDNPKGLQFLELDAAQLPRALADADIAVINTNYALASGLSPRADAIAMEKADSPYVNILVVQQGREAEPWVKTMVEAYQSPEVKAFIDEKYDGAVITSW from the coding sequence ATGCTGCGTCTGACAACCTTCGTATCCGCCATCGCCCTCTCCACCGCCGCCATGGCCTCCGCCGCCATGGCCGAAGACATCAAGGTCGGCGTGTCCCCCGGCGAACATGGCGAGATCATGGAGAAGGTGGCCGAGGTCGCCGAACCCCTGGGGCTGACCATCGAGGTCATCGAGTTCTCCGACTACGTCGTGCCGAACCAGGCGCTGGCGGATGGTGATCTGGATGCCAACAGCTTCCAGCACCGCCCCTATCTGGAGAACCAGATGAAGGACCGCGGCTTCGAGCTGGTCGAGGTCGGCACCACCATCACCACGCCGATGGGGATCTATTCCGACAAGGTCGAGGACATCGCCGACCTGCCCGAGGGCGCGCAGGTCGCGATCCCGAACGATCCAACCAATGGCGGCCGCGCGCTGCTGATCCTGCAGGATCTGGGCCTGATCACCCTGGCCGAGGGCACGGGCCTGGTCCCCAGCCCGCTGGATGTCAGCGACAACCCCAAGGGCCTGCAGTTCCTGGAGCTGGACGCGGCGCAGCTGCCCCGCGCGCTGGCCGATGCCGACATCGCGGTGATCAACACCAACTATGCGCTGGCCTCTGGCCTGTCCCCGCGCGCGGATGCCATCGCCATGGAAAAGGCCGACAGCCCCTATGTGAACATCCTGGTCGTCCAGCAGGGCCGCGAGGCAGAGCCTTGGGTCAAAACCATGGTCGAGGCCTATCAGTCGCCCGAGGTCAAGGCCTTCATCGACGAGAAATACGACGGGGCCGTCATCACCTCGTGGTGA